The segment TCCTATTAGTGAATTAAATTTTGGAAGCCTAAAAATGCTATGGACATAAGTCCAGCAGTAATTAGTGAGATAGGCAATCCTTTCATAGCTTCGGGTATGTTTGTATTTTCTTCCATACGTTCTCTTATACCAGCAAGTAAAACTATAGCTAACATATATCCAAGTCCTGAACCTAAACCTGCTACCAGAGATTTTACCAAAGTATATTTTTCGTTCATGTTGATGATAACTGCACCTAAGATAGCACAATTTGTAGTTATAAGAGGAAGAAATATTCCAAGGGCTTTATAAAGAGAAGGACTTTTCTTCTTTATTACCATTTCAACAAATTGAACCAAAGCAGCTATAACAAGAATAAAAGCTATAGTATACATAAATGTTATATTTAAAGGTGATAAAATAAAATAATAAACCATGTAGGATATAAAGGAAGCTAGTACCATTACAAAAGTAACAGCAAGTCCCATACCTGCGGCAGTTTCTATTTTCTTAGAAACTCCAAGGAAAGAACATATTCCTAAAAATTTAGAAAGTACAAAGTTGTTGACAAACACAGCACTTAGAAATATCAAAATTAAACTCATGAAGCTTACACCTCTTTCTCATTGTGTATTAATAAAAAAATATTATTTCTGTATAAAGATTTTAATTGAGTATTGCTAAAAACTATAAAATTAATGTTTTATAGAACAATTTCCACAATTTCCGTCACAACCTGCAAAGTTTTTTATTCTCTTGTTTTCTTTGTTTCTCTTAGCATTAAATAGATTTATAAGTGCCATTAGAATTCCAAGGGTAAAGAAAGCACCAGGAGCCAAAATCATTATTATAGCAGGTTGAAAAGATTGAGGCATAATAGTATATCCAAAAACATTACCAGTTCCTAAAAGTTCTCTAATTATACCGATTATAGTTAAGGAAATTGTAAAGCCTAATCCTTGTCCAAGTCCATCAAATATTGATATTACAGGACCGTTTTTAGAAGCAAAGGCTTCAGCTCTTCCAAGAATAACACAATTTACAACTATAAGAGGAATAAATAACCCTAAGGATTTGTATAAACTTGGCACATAACCCTGCATTATGAATTGAAGAAGGGTTACAAAGCCAGCAATAATTACTATAAAAGATGGAATACGGATTTCATTAGGAATAAACTTTCTTAAAAGAGAAATAACAAAGTTTGAGCCCATAAGTACAACAGTTGCAGCGATTCCCATACCTAAGCCGTTTTTAGCACTTGTTGTTACTGCTAGAGTAGGACACATGGCAAGTACTTGTACAAATATAACATTCTCATTTATAATACCATTTTTAAGTCTTTCAATGGGTGATACCATTAGTTATTTCCTCCTTTCAAATTGTCCTTATAATATTGAACTGCTTCATTAACACCATGAGTGACAGCTTTTGAAGTAATTGTAGCACCAGTTATGGCCTGTATTTCATTTTCATTTGAAGGTTTGGTTTTAACTACATTTAAATCTTTTTTTATACTTTTACTTTTGTATTGTCCGTAAAATGATGGGTTTTCAGAGTTAGCACCAAGACCTGGAGTTTCAGATTGAGAGAGTATTTTTATACCTTCTATTTCATCTTTAGCTGATATACCTACCATAATTTCTATATTTCCACCATAACCTTTAGAGGTTAGTTTAATTGTATATCCAATAGTTTCGCTACCCTTTTTTGCTGCATTTACCTCTGTTACATTGCCTTTTAATTTAGTATTTATTTTTTCAAAAGTATCTGCTTTTGTAATAATTTCTTTCATAGCATCGTTGTTTGTTTTTATCATTTGGGCTTGTATTGGTCCTTTTGTAACGGTGTAAATTGTTCCAAGAATTAATCCAGTTAAAGCGGTTATTATTAGAAGAACAAAACCTAATTTAAAAGAATTTATTTTCTTATCCAATTATTTCACCTCCCCAAATTTTTTGGAATTGTAAATTTATCTATAATTGGAACAATTAAATTCATTATAAGTATTGAGTAAGATACTCCTTCAGGATAAGCACCACTGAATATACGTATAATAGAAGTTAATAGACCACATCCAATTGCAAAAATAATCTGACCTTTTTTTGTCATAGGGCTAGTACTATAATCTGTAGCCATAAAGATAGCTCCAAGCATTAAACCACCAGTAAATATTTCATAAATTCCATTTCCATTCATAAAAGAAGTTCTTCCAATTATAGTAGTAAGTAATGCTACAGTTCCTATATAAAATACAGGTATATGAAAGGAAATAACTCTTTTGTATAAAAGATATAAAAAACCAATAAGTAAAGCAAGGGCTGATGTTTCACCAATACATCCACCTACATTACCTATAAATACATTGAATATTGAAGGTAAATTTCCATGGCCACTTTTTAAGATAGCAAGTGGAGTTGCAGAAGTTTGTCCATCTAATGTCCAAGTAGTCATAGCCACTGGCCAAGATGCTAAAAGAACAGCTCTTCCTGCTAACGCCGGGTTTATAAAATTCTGCCCTATGCCTCCAAATAGTTGTTTTACTATAATTATTGCAAACATATTACCGATGACAACCATCCATAGTGGAATAGTTGGGGGTACATTAAAGGCTAAAAGTAAACCGGTAATTACTGCACTTAAGTCTTTTATTGTAACTTTTTGATGAGTTAATTTTTGCCAAAGAGCTTCTGAAGCCATAGCTGAAATTATAGAAGTTAGTATAACTAAAGCTGCTCTAAATTTAAAGAAGTAAATACCCGCTAATGTAGCAGGAATTAAAGCGATTACGACATCTCTCATAATACTATGAACTGTGGTATTATCTCTAATATGAGGAGATGAGGATAAAGTTAAAATTGGATTGTTCATTTATGTCACCTCTTATCTATTTTTTCTTTTTATTACTGATAACTGTACGTTTGCCTACTCTTATAGATTGTACTAAATGATTTTTTGCAGGACACACGTAGGTGCAACATCCACATTCTATACAATCAAGTCCATTTAGTTTTTCAAATGCATCAAATTCATGTCTTTCACTTAAAGAATGAAGTTTACCTGGTAATAAATTCATAGGGCAAGCATCTATACATTTTCCACAGCGAATACAGCTGGTTACATCTGGTAAAACTGCTTGGGATTTAGTAAGACATAAAATTCCAGAAGTTCCTTTCGTTACTGGTATATCTAGTGTGCTTAAGGTCATGCCCATCATAGGTCCACCAGAAATTATTTTAACTGGATCTTCTTTAAAACCACCACAAGCATCTATTAATTCTCTAACAGAAGTACCTAGTTTTACTCTTAGATTTTTAGGGCTTTTAATTGCTTCTCCAGTAACTGTGACTATTCTCTCAGTTAAGGCTTTTCCATGAACTACAGATTTGTATATTTCATATACAGTACCAATGTTTTGAACAATACAACCTACATCAGCAGGAAGCTTTCCTGAAGGAACTTCTCTATGTGTTATAGAATATATTAATTGTTTTTCAGCTCCTTGAGGGTATTTTGTTTTTAATGTTTTTACGGCAATATTGCTATTTCCATATTTATTAACTGTATCTTCCATTATAGAAATGGCTTCAGGCTTATTGTTTTCTATGCCGATATATCCTTTAGCATTTGGATACATTTTTAAAATAATATCTAAACCTTGTACAATTTTTAAAGCTGCTTCTATCATTAATCTATAATCGCAAGTTAAATAAGGTTCACATTCTGCACCATTTACTATTATAGTATCTATAACTTTGTCAGAAGGTGGATTTAATTTAACATGAGTTGGGAAACAAGCTCCACCCATACCAACTATTCCTGCATCTTGAATAATTGCTAGTATTTCTGTTTTTGATAAACTCTTATAGTCTCTAGGAACTTCTAAAGTGGAAGAACTTTCATATTTCATATCGTTTTCAATTATAATTGATGGTACTTTTGTTCCAGAGGCTGTCATAACTGGAGTAATACTTTTTACAGTTCCGGATACGCTGCTGTAAATGCAGGATAAGCCAAAGCCTTTTGCTTCTGCAATTTTTTGATTGACTAAAACACCATCGCCTTTTTTTACTATAGGTTCGCAAGGTGCACCTATATGTTGAGACATGGGGAATACGAGATCACCTTTTGGTAAATAATCTTCTATAGCTTTATCTTGGCTAAGTTTTTTACCATGAGGTGGGTGAACACCGTGTTTAAATGTTAATAAACTCATAGCTATACTTCCTTTCTATTAAATATATAATAATATTATAATACACAATAAAATATCTATTAATACAGTATAAACTAATTAATAGTTTTTTTCCATAAGTTTATAACCCTAATTCGAAGTAATAATTTTACATATAAGCTTTTTTTATTAAAATTTTATATAAAAAGTTTTTTAAATAAAATTTTAAATGTTAAAAATAAATCAATAATTTGTAGTAATTTATAAAATAACGGTATATACTGTATGTTACAAAAGAAAAAAGAATATTTAAAGGTTTATTTACGAGTGAAGTTTGCTAAGTTTCTTAAAGTTTTATCTATATTCATATTTAAAAAGATTTAGAGTTTATATAGTTAATTATTTTACAAAAAATAATAGAAAAGTTTCAAAAATAATAGAAAAATAAAATTATTATTTTAATTATAAATAGATGCTATTTAAAAAATCAATAGAATAAAAGAGTAAAAAAATATATATTATTTATATAATTCAAATTCATGTTATAAATTTTGTGGAAAAATTATATAAATTGCAAGTAAAGAACTGCAACTAAAATTAAGATTTTTTGTGAGAATATAATTAATATAGTTATTTTAGATGTTAATGAATAAAAACGGCTGTATTAGTAAATTTGTTGGAGGTGTACTTGTGTGTAATAATTTTAAAAGTGTTACTGTAGCTGGTGGATGTTTTTGGTGTATGGTTGATTGTTTTTATCTATTAGAAGGTGTAAAAGATGTAATTGTTGGATATGCAGGCGGAAGCAAAATAAATCCAACTTATGCTGAAGTAAAGTCTCAAACTACTGGTTATTACGAAGTTGCAAAGGTTATCTATGACGAAAGGCTTACTTCCTATGAAGAGGTCCTAGAAATGTTTTGGAGACAAATTAATCCAACAGATGAAGGGGGACAATTTCAAGATAGGGGAAGTTCTTATAGAACAGCTATTTTTTATGAAAACGAAGAAGATAGGGTAAAAGCCCTAGAATCAAAGAAGAGGCTAGAAGAGTTAAATAAATTCAATAAACCCATTGTTACTAAAATACTGCCTCTTAAGAATTTTTATAAAGCTGAAGAATATCATCAAAATTTTTCAAAGAAAAATCCTGAGGAATACAAAGAGGATAGAAAAAAATCCGGGAGAGATGAATTCTTAAAAGACAATTGGAAATAATGTTAAAAGTGATTACTGCAACAATATATGTTGAAAAATTATATATTATTGCAGTATTTTTATAGCAATTAATCTTCTTCATAAAATTCAGTAAATACAATTTTTAAAACTGAATAAACTGGAACAATTACAAAAGCACCTAAAGGACCAAAAATTCCAGCTGCTGTAATTACTAAAAATATATCTGTTATTGGATGTATTTTCATAGCCTTTGACATTACTAAGGGAACTACTACCCTTCCTTTTAAAGTTTGAGCTATTATAAATAAAAGTGATAACTTTGCAACCATTTTAAATCCCATGCTTAAAGCTATGATATATGGAATTATCATAGAAATAAAAAAGCCCACAAAAGGTATAAAAGCTAATATGAAAGTTATTGAAGCAAGTATTAAACCAGTAGGCATACCGATTATTAGATAGCCTACAAATAGCATAGATGATAAAGAAAAAGCCACTTTGGCTTGCCCAATCACGTAATTTGAAAGTACATAATCAGATTTATCAATAACCTTTTGTAATTTATCTTTGTATTTGGCATTATATTTTTTAGGGATTAGGTTTACTATGCTTTTAGTAAGTTTATCTTTATCTTTTAAAAGATAAAATACAATAATGATGATAAGAAGTATATCTGAAAACAATCCCATCAAATGATTTACGGTTTTAATTGCTTTTTTAGATAGTGCAACATAGTTTTTAATTCCAGAAAAGAACTTATCTAAAAGCAATTTTTCATCTATAAACTCAAATATTCTTCCTTGTAATAAAGAAGAATATTTGCTTCCTTCTTTTATAGTATTAAGTTTAGTGATTAGCTGGTTTACTTGTTCAATAAAATAATAAGAGAGTCCCTCTATAAAACCCAATACAATAATAGTAGCTATAATAAGTGTAAGGGCGGAGGAAAAATTCTTTTTTAATCCCTTCTTTTGAAATATGTTATTTAAGGGCTTTAATAAATAATAAACAAATATAGAGATAAAAATAGGAACAATTACTAGATTATGAATTGAGGAATAAGCTTTTTTTACAATGGAAAAGTCAATTAAAAAATGACAAGCTAGTAAAAATAAGTTTATAGTAATAAGTGGAACAATGTACTTATTTAATTTCACTTAAATACCACCTTTCCTTTAGTCTAATTGTATTTTGCCCATAGAATACAATTTTAGTAGAAAAATTTAAAATTTATATTTAAAAATTTATATTTAAAAAATTTTTAAGTATAAACTTTTGTTGAATTTCAATAAAATGTCTTATTGTGCTATAATCATACTATAATTGAAAAAATAATTATTTATTCATAAAAAGTACTTGTTAAGTAAAAAATATAGTATTAGTGATTTTACAACCCAAAATAACAGATCTAGGAGGTAAGAAAATTGAAGAAGTTAACAGCACTATTTTTGTCTATGATATTATGTTTTTCATCACTTTTTATATTAGGCTGTGGTGATGGTAAAACCTCTAACAAAGACATAAATAACAAAGAAGAAAAAAAGAAAGTATATCTAATAATGACAAGTTTAAGATAGGAGCACTAAAAGGACCTACTGGCATTGGAATGGCTAAATTAATGGAAGATTCAAAGGAAAAATATGAGTTTTCTTTATATGATTCACCAGATCAAGTGGTTTCAAAAATTGTAAATGGAGAACTTGACGGTGCAGCTGTGCCTTCAAATTTAGCATCGATTTTATATAATAAGACTAAGGGAAAAATACAAGTAGCGGCTATAAATACTTTAGGAATCTTATATGTTGTGGAAAATGGAAATAGTATTAAAAGTATAAAAGATTTAAAGGGTAAAACCATCTATTCTTCTGGAAAAGGAGCTACACCAGAGTTTGTTCTTAATTACATACTAAAGGAAAATGGATTAGAGCCAAATAAAGATGTGTTTATAGAATACAAAATGCAGCATAGTGATTTGGCAGCTGCTGTGGCTTCTAAAAAAGTAGATATAGCTCTACTACCAGAACCTTTTATTACATCTGTAAAGATGAAAGACAAGGATTTAAAAGTTTCTTTAAACTTAACAGAGGAATGGAATAAGGTAGCTAAAGATGGAAAATTAGTTATGGGAGTAATGATTTTTAATAAAGACGTTATTGAAAAAAACAAAGAGGGTATTGATAAATTTTTAGATGAATATAAATCTTCAGTTGATTATGTAAATCAAAATCCAAAAGAAGCTTCTACAATTGTTGAAAAGCAAGGTATAGTTCCAAAGGCTAAATTGGCTGAGATGGCTATTCCAAAATGTAATATTGTAATGGTTAGGGGAAAAGAACTTAAAAACTACTTAGATGGTTTTCTTAAGGTTTTATTCCAAAGCAGTCCTAAATCAGTTGGAGGAAAATTACCAGATGAAAACTTCTATTATGAAGCTAATTAAAAAAATCGCTATAATTTCAATATGGATAGTAATTTGGGAGCTATGCTCCCTTTTTATAAATAATAATATATTACTTCCAAGCCCTTTAAAGGTTTTATTAAAGATATTAGAACTTTTACCTTTAAAATATTTTTGGCAAAGCGTTTTTAACACCCTAATGAGGGTAATAATATCTCTTGTAATATCAGTTATTTCAGGAATTATACTAGGAGTAATTTCGGGAATATTTTTTATTTTCGAGGAATTTTTGCAGCCTTTTTTAGCTGCTATAAAATCTATTCCAGTTATGTCAATTATAATAATAGCCTTAGTATGGTTTAAGTCAGAGAATGTTGTTATATTTACGGCAATTCTAATGTGCTTTCCTATAATTTATACAAATACCTTGGAAGGCATTAAATCAGTTGATCCTAACATTTTGGAGATGTCAAAACTATATAGGGTTAAAAAAATATTTGTTTTGAAAGATATATATATTCCCTCAATTAGAAATTACATTATCTCTGGTTTATTAATGTGCTTGGGACTTGGCTTTAAAGTTGCAGTAGCTTCAGAAGTTTTAAGTACTCCTAAATATTCGGTAGGTCTTAATTTATTAAATTCTAAGGTTATGCTAGATACAGAGGATCTTTTTGCCTGGACTATTGTAGTTGTCATAATGAGTTTGTTACTTGAAAATTTCTTCATATTATTTTTGAAATTCAGGGAAAAAGGATTTAGTGAAAGAAATAACAGAAGTAAAAAAAGTTATGAAAAATTGTTTAAAGAAGAGGATAATGATGTTTATCTAAAAAAACAAAAGTTAATTGTAATGAAGAAAAATGTGGAATTATCTTAGAAAACCTATGTAAGGCTTACAATGATACAAAAGTATTAAAAGATATTAATTATAAATTTTATAATAATAAAATCACAGCTATATTAGGTCCTTCTGGCTGTGGTAAAACCACTTTGTTAAATATAATAAGTGGCTTAGAAAAAGCAACTAGTGGAAAAATCACAGTAAATACAAGGAATATATCTTATATGTTTCAAGAAGATAGATTAATACCTTGGCTTTCAGTTTATGAAAATGTAGCTTTTGTGCTTAAATCAAATTATAAAAAGCCAAAGATAAATGGACTAGTAAGAAAATATTTAGAATTGGTTGATTTAAAAGAATATGCCTATGAAACAATAGATAAACTAAGCGGTGGAATGAAAAGAAGGGTATCTATGGCAAGGGCCTTGGCTTATGATAGTGAACTTCTACTTTTAGATGAGCCCTTCAAAGGTATGGATGATGAATTGAAAATGAATATAATAAGTAAATTCTTAAGTAAATGGAAGGATAATAAAAATACTGTAATATTTGTAACTCATGATGAAAAAGAAGTGAAAGAATTAGCCCAGGTAACCTTTAGATTGGCAAAATGTAAATAAAAATACTAATTTTTAAAATTATATTATAACAGAAGTTTAGCACTTAAAATTTTTTTAGGGCGATAGCCCGTTGATATTATAACAATATACTTGACAATGGATTTAAATAGTATTAAAATTAGACAAAACTTATATAAAAATGCTGTGATAAGAAAAAGTAGATTTATTCTGATTTTAAAGAGAGTCTCTGGTTGGTGGAAAGAGATAAAAAAGGTTAAGTTGAATACCTCTTTGAGCATTGCACTGAAGCCTTTATGGTAGTAGGATGCAACGGGTTTCTGCCGTTAAAAAAGATAGAGTATCATGGATAAAAGTTCATTGTACTTGAAAAGATTAATATCGCAAGGTGTTAATGAATTAAGGTGGTACCGCGGGAAAGCGTTATATATAATTCTCGTCCTTATTGTGTAAACAGTAAGGACGAGAATTTTTGTATTATAAATAAAAAATAATTAAATGCAAAGTATAAAGGAATTTTAATGTCTGTAGCCTAGGAATAGATTTAAAATATCCTTAATAGCTTAGTTTTTAAAAATTTTATAGAAAAAATATATAAAATAAGTAAAATTAAGTTTTTACTACAATATACATAATATATTAAGGAGTGATAGTTATTATGAATATAGATGAAGAAATAAAAATAATAAAAAAAGGTGCAGAGGAAATTATTAATATAGACGAACTAAAGATGAAGCTTGTAAATTCTAAAAAAGAAAATAGACCTCTTAGAATAAAATTAGGACTAGATCCTAGTGCACCAGATATACACATAGGTCATGCTGTAGTTTTAAGAAAAATAAAACAACTTCAGGATTTAGGACATAGGGCAATTATTATAATTGGAGATTTTACAGGTATGATAGGAGACCCTACAGGAAAGTCAAAAACTAGAAAACAACTTAAAAAAGAAGAAGTACTAGAAAATGCAAAGACTTATGAAAAACAAATATTTAAGATACTTAGTAAAGATAAAACAGAGCTTAGGTTTAATAGTGAGTGGTTATCAAAGCTTAATTTTAAAGAGGTAGTGGAATTAGCTTCAAAATATACTGTAGCTAGAATGCTTGAAAGAGAGGATTTTAAAAACAGATTTAATAATCAAATGAGTATTGGTATACATGAGTTTTTTTACCCTTTGATGCAAGCTTATGACTCTTTGGAGATTAATGCAGATATAGAACTTGGAGGAACAGATCAAAAATTTAATGTATTAATGGGAAGGACTATTCAAAAAGATTATGGAAAAGAAAGCCAAGTAGCTATATTTATGCCGATATTAGAGGGAATAGATGGAAAAGAAAAGATGAGTAAAAGTCTTGGAAATTATATTGGTATAAATGAAGACCCAAAAGATATGTACACAAAGGTAATGAAAATACCTGATGAACTTATAATTAAATACTATGAATTAGCTACAGATATACATCCAGATAAAATAGAAGAAATAAGAAATAAATTAGATAGCGGAAAAATTAATCCTAGAGATATAAAAATGGATCTTGCAAGGGAAATAACTAATTTATATCATAGCAGTGAGGAGACAGAGGATGCTGAAAGCTTTTTTAAAAGCTTGTTTCAAAAAATGAGATACCAAAGGACATTGAATCCTTTAATTTAAAGGATGATATGGATTTAGTAGACCTTATGGTAAATTCAAATTTAGTAAAGTCTAAAAATGAAGCTAGGAGATTGATACTTCAAGGAGGAGTCAAAATAAATGGAAAAGTAGTAGAGGATTATAAAGATATTACTTTAAACAATGAAGATATATTAAAAGTTGGTAAAAGAAAATTTCTTAAAATACTTAAGTAAATAAAATATTTTATTAAGATTATTTCATATTTTTATGTTATATGGTAAAATCTCATTAAAGGTTTAATTGTTCAAAAATTTAGAATTAAATCAAAATCAAGTGTATAATTTTATGAAAACAAATATATTCAAATATTTATATAAAAAATAATTAAATGGAGGAATATTAATATGTGTTGCTGCTGTTGTATAAAAAGATACCTAATAAAAATTAATATAGGATTAAAATTACAACCTGTAGCTTTCATTAATATATGTTTAAATTTATAAAATTTAGTATATATTTTGCTATATCTAATAATGCTAGATTAAAAACCACAGGTGGTGTTGCCTGTGGTTTTGTTTTTTTATGTAGTATTAAAGTGATTTTAAGGAGGAAAAAATATGAATTTTTATGTTTACAATACCCTAACTAGAAAAAAAGAAAAACTGATACCTTTGAGAGAAGGAGAGATAAGTATGTATACCTGCGGGCCTACAGTTTATAATTTTGCTCATATTGGTAACTTAAGGACATATATTTTTGAAGATGTTTTAAAGAAATCTTTAGAGTATGAGGGGAGTAGGGTTAAACACGTTATGAATATAACAGATGTTGGACATCTCCAATCGGATGCAGATGAAGGGGAGGACAAAATGAGTTTAGGGGCAAAGAGAGAAAACAAAAGCCCTTATGAAATTGCAAGATTTTATGAAAAAGCATTTTTGAAGATTGTAATAAATTAAATATTAAAAAACCTACTCATACATGTAGAGCTACAGAACATATTGAAGATATGATAAATCTTATACAAAATCTTCAGAATAAAGGATTTACTTATGAAGTCAATGGAAATGTATACTATGAAATTGATAAATTTAAGAATTATAATAAACTTGCCAATTTAAGCATAAGCGAACTTGAGGCAGGAAATAGGGTAGAAGTTGATGAAAACAAAAAAATCCTTTGGATTTTGTGTTGTGGTTTACTAATTCAAAGTTTAAAAATCATATAATGCAATGGAATTCTCCTTGGGGTGTAGGATTTCCAGGTTGGCATATTGAATGTTCAGCTATGGCTATAAAATATTTAGGAGAAAGAGCAGACATACACTGTGGTGGTGTTGATCACATACCAGTTCATCATACAAATGAAATAGCACAGTCAGAGGCTTTTTTAGGGCATAAGTGGATTAATTACTGGATACATGGGGAGTTTTTAGTATTAGACA is part of the Haloimpatiens sp. FM7315 genome and harbors:
- the msrA gene encoding peptide-methionine (S)-S-oxide reductase MsrA; the protein is MCNNFKSVTVAGGCFWCMVDCFYLLEGVKDVIVGYAGGSKINPTYAEVKSQTTGYYEVAKVIYDERLTSYEEVLEMFWRQINPTDEGGQFQDRGSSYRTAIFYENEEDRVKALESKKRLEELNKFNKPIVTKILPLKNFYKAEEYHQNFSKKNPEEYKEDRKKSGRDEFLKDNWK
- a CDS encoding ABC transporter ATP-binding protein; the encoded protein is MILENLCKAYNDTKVLKDINYKFYNNKITAILGPSGCGKTTLLNIISGLEKATSGKITVNTRNISYMFQEDRLIPWLSVYENVAFVLKSNYKKPKINGLVRKYLELVDLKEYAYETIDKLSGGMKRRVSMARALAYDSELLLLDEPFKGMDDELKMNIISKFLSKWKDNKNTVIFVTHDEKEVKELAQVTFRLAKCK
- the rsxA gene encoding electron transport complex subunit RsxA; the encoded protein is MSLILIFLSAVFVNNFVLSKFLGICSFLGVSKKIETAAGMGLAVTFVMVLASFISYMVYYFILSPLNITFMYTIAFILVIAALVQFVEMVIKKKSPSLYKALGIFLPLITTNCAILGAVIINMNEKYTLVKSLVAGLGSGLGYMLAIVLLAGIRERMEENTNIPEAMKGLPISLITAGLMSIAFLGFQNLIH
- the rsxE gene encoding electron transport complex subunit RsxE gives rise to the protein MVSPIERLKNGIINENVIFVQVLAMCPTLAVTTSAKNGLGMGIAATVVLMGSNFVISLLRKFIPNEIRIPSFIVIIAGFVTLLQFIMQGYVPSLYKSLGLFIPLIVVNCVILGRAEAFASKNGPVISIFDGLGQGLGFTISLTIIGIIRELLGTGNVFGYTIMPQSFQPAIIMILAPGAFFTLGILMALINLFNAKRNKENKRIKNFAGCDGNCGNCSIKH
- the rsxC gene encoding electron transport complex subunit RsxC, with the translated sequence MSLLTFKHGVHPPHGKKLSQDKAIEDYLPKGDLVFPMSQHIGAPCEPIVKKGDGVLVNQKIAEAKGFGLSCIYSSVSGTVKSITPVMTASGTKVPSIIIENDMKYESSSTLEVPRDYKSLSKTEILAIIQDAGIVGMGGACFPTHVKLNPPSDKVIDTIIVNGAECEPYLTCDYRLMIEAALKIVQGLDIILKMYPNAKGYIGIENNKPEAISIMEDTVNKYGNSNIAVKTLKTKYPQGAEKQLIYSITHREVPSGKLPADVGCIVQNIGTVYEIYKSVVHGKALTERIVTVTGEAIKSPKNLRVKLGTSVRELIDACGGFKEDPVKIISGGPMMGMTLSTLDIPVTKGTSGILCLTKSQAVLPDVTSCIRCGKCIDACPMNLLPGKLHSLSERHEFDAFEKLNGLDCIECGCCTYVCPAKNHLVQSIRVGKRTVISNKKKK
- a CDS encoding RnfABCDGE type electron transport complex subunit D — translated: MNNPILTLSSSPHIRDNTTVHSIMRDVVIALIPATLAGIYFFKFRAALVILTSIISAMASEALWQKLTHQKVTIKDLSAVITGLLLAFNVPPTIPLWMVVIGNMFAIIIVKQLFGGIGQNFINPALAGRAVLLASWPVAMTTWTLDGQTSATPLAILKSGHGNLPSIFNVFIGNVGGCIGETSALALLIGFLYLLYKRVISFHIPVFYIGTVALLTTIIGRTSFMNGNGIYEIFTGGLMLGAIFMATDYSTSPMTKKGQIIFAIGCGLLTSIIRIFSGAYPEGVSYSILIMNLIVPIIDKFTIPKNLGR
- a CDS encoding RnfABCDGE type electron transport complex subunit G; this translates as MDKKINSFKLGFVLLIITALTGLILGTIYTVTKGPIQAQMIKTNNDAMKEIITKADTFEKINTKLKGNVTEVNAAKKGSETIGYTIKLTSKGYGGNIEIMVGISAKDEIEGIKILSQSETPGLGANSENPSFYGQYKSKSIKKDLNVVKTKPSNENEIQAITGATITSKAVTHGVNEAVQYYKDNLKGGNN
- a CDS encoding AI-2E family transporter, producing the protein MKLNKYIVPLITINLFLLACHFLIDFSIVKKAYSSIHNLVIVPIFISIFVYYLLKPLNNIFQKKGLKKNFSSALTLIIATIIVLGFIEGLSYYFIEQVNQLITKLNTIKEGSKYSSLLQGRIFEFIDEKLLLDKFFSGIKNYVALSKKAIKTVNHLMGLFSDILLIIIIVFYLLKDKDKLTKSIVNLIPKKYNAKYKDKLQKVIDKSDYVLSNYVIGQAKVAFSLSSMLFVGYLIIGMPTGLILASITFILAFIPFVGFFISMIIPYIIALSMGFKMVAKLSLLFIIAQTLKGRVVVPLVMSKAMKIHPITDIFLVITAAGIFGPLGAFVIVPVYSVLKIVFTEFYEED